In the Sandaracinus amylolyticus genome, GCATCGACGCACCGGTGCCCGGCTGGGTGTGGAGCGCGAGCCTCCGAGACAGCTGCAATCGGCAGCGCGAGTGATCTCGAGCGCGAGATCTCGAGGTCGTCATTCGCGCGCGAGAGCGCGAGCCCGTCCATTCGGCTCACGATGGGCGATGCCAGCACGAACCGTGTGAGCTCCGCGCCGTCGCTCCCGCGCCGTCGCTCCACATCCACCACGACTCATCGGGCGAGGCGCGGAGCGCGAGCCCGCCCAATTCGGCTCACGAAGCCGAAGGCGAGTCGGTCCGCGCGTGGTCGAGCGAGGACGCGAAGCGGACTCGGGCGACCACGCGCTCTCCTCCACCACGAAGAGAGCCGCGCCCTCCCCTCCGCGCGCGGCCGAGACCTCACCAGCAGGGCGGGGGGCACGGGGGCCGAGCGATCCCGCAGCGGCCTCCCGACGCCGACCAGGTTCCTGCGCGGTCCGCAGAGGGAGCGCGAAGCGCTCACGACGCGGACGACCCCGCCACCCGACGCCTTACCGCGATCGCCCGAGATCCGCGATGACTAGCGAGGCCCCCGTGCCCCCCGCCCCGCCGAAGCCTCACCCCGCGCGAAGCATCGCCGAGCTCCGCCGCTGCAACACCGGCCACAACGCAGCAGCAGCCACCACGATCACCACGCCGACCCACTGCGACGTCGACAGCGCCCCGACCCCGCCACGATCGTCGGCCCGGAAGAACTCGAGCACGAAGCGCAGCACCGCATACGCGATCATCGACACGCAGAAGACCTGCCCGTCGAAGCGCTTCCGCGGCTCGAGCCACCCGATGATCGCGAACGCGATCAGCAGCGACCCACCCGCCTCGAGCAGCTGCGTCGGGATCACCGGCAGCGAGGGGTGCGACGGATGCTCGAGCAGGTGCGCGCGCCACTGCGCCTCGCTCGCGGGCGACCACGCGGGGAACGACACGCCGAACCACGCGTCGGTCGGCTGACCGAAGCAGCACCCTCCGAACCAGCACCCGAGCCGCCCGAAGAAGAGCCCGAGCGGCAGGATCATCCCCGCGAGGTCCAGCGTCTTGATGCGCGGGAAGCCTTCCTTCTTGAGGAAGTACATCGCGTACCCGATGCCGAGCACCATCCCGCCGTACCAGGTGAGCCCGCCGGCCCAGAACCGCGCCCACGCGAAGCAGTCGGCCTCGGTCGGCCTGCACACGTTCGCGGCCGCGTCCCACGCGCCCTGCACGGACTCGCTCGCGCACTGCTCCGGCGTGATGTGCCAGGCCACCTGCGACGGGTCCGTGCAGAGGTGCACGTAGTCCATGAAGAACCCGTCGAAGAGCACGTGCGCGATCCGCGACCCCGCGACCCCGGTGATCAGCGAGATCAGCGCGAGATCGATCAGCACGTCGTGGTCGCGCTTCTCGCGCTTGGCCCACCGCACCGCGAACCACGTGCACGCGGCGAACGCCGCCATGAGCATCGTGAAGTACGCGGGGATCGGCTCGTCGAACGCGTGTGCCGCGATCGCGCCCAGGGCGACCAGGAGCGCGCCCCCGAGCACCGGCTTCGGATCGAGATCGCGGCGGATGCTCCAGACGCCGAGCGCGCCGAGCAGCACGACGACACAGACCGCCGCGATCAGGCGCCCGTCGAAGGTCGAGATCACGCGGCCGTCATTCTCCGGCCGCTTCCCGCGGATCGCCAGTGCGCTGGTCGCCCGCCCCTTCGGCGGTCTTCGTCTTCGCGGCCGGCGCGGCCTTCTCGTCCACCTTCGCCGGCTCCTCGCGACGGAAGCCGTCGATCAAGAGGAGCACCACGCCGATCGTGATCGCGATGTCGGCGACGTTGAACGTCGGGTAGTCGAACTCGTCGCGCCAGTGCCAGTGGATGAAGTCGACGACGTACCCGTAGCGGATGCGGTCGATCAGGTTCCCGAGCGCGCCCGACACGACGAAGGGCACGCTCCACGCGAACCACGGCCCACCGCGGCCCTGGATGAAGAGCCACAGCAGCACGATCGTCGCCGCGGTCGCCGCGATGCCGAAGATCGTGGTGCGCAGCGCGGTCGGTGCGTTGCGCAGCAGACCGAACGCCGCGCCGCAGTTCTCCGCGTACTCGAGCTCGAACACGTCCTCGATGACGACGAGCCCGGGACGGCGCGCGCGCTGGTACCGGATGTACCCGTCCTCGTCGGACGCGCACACCTCGGGGCGCTCGCCGGTGCGCTCCGCGCTCAGCGCGTTCTCGGCCCACGTCTTGGTGCCGATGTCGAGCGCGACGAGCGCGATCGTCGACACGATGCACGCGGCGATCAGCGCGCTTCCGCGGCGCGTCGTGGTCGGCGCCACGTCAGTGCCCCGCGGGCTCGGAAGGAGCGGCCGCCGGCGACGCCTCGCGATCGGCGCGCGTGAAGAAGGGGCACCCGGGCAGCATCGTGAGCGTGCCGAGCGCGAGAAGGACCAACAGGACGCGCATGCGGCTCGTCGTGTAGCAGAGCGAGAGCCCGTCGCAAAGACCGAAGAAACACGGATATCCTGCGCGCTCGGAGGTCGACGTG is a window encoding:
- a CDS encoding prolipoprotein diacylglyceryl transferase — translated: MISTFDGRLIAAVCVVVLLGALGVWSIRRDLDPKPVLGGALLVALGAIAAHAFDEPIPAYFTMLMAAFAACTWFAVRWAKREKRDHDVLIDLALISLITGVAGSRIAHVLFDGFFMDYVHLCTDPSQVAWHITPEQCASESVQGAWDAAANVCRPTEADCFAWARFWAGGLTWYGGMVLGIGYAMYFLKKEGFPRIKTLDLAGMILPLGLFFGRLGCWFGGCCFGQPTDAWFGVSFPAWSPASEAQWRAHLLEHPSHPSLPVIPTQLLEAGGSLLIAFAIIGWLEPRKRFDGQVFCVSMIAYAVLRFVLEFFRADDRGGVGALSTSQWVGVVIVVAAAALWPVLQRRSSAMLRAG
- the lspA gene encoding signal peptidase II, whose translation is MAPTTTRRGSALIAACIVSTIALVALDIGTKTWAENALSAERTGERPEVCASDEDGYIRYQRARRPGLVVIEDVFELEYAENCGAAFGLLRNAPTALRTTIFGIAATAATIVLLWLFIQGRGGPWFAWSVPFVVSGALGNLIDRIRYGYVVDFIHWHWRDEFDYPTFNVADIAITIGVVLLLIDGFRREEPAKVDEKAAPAAKTKTAEGAGDQRTGDPREAAGE